In one Antennarius striatus isolate MH-2024 chromosome 1, ASM4005453v1, whole genome shotgun sequence genomic region, the following are encoded:
- the celf1 gene encoding CUGBP Elav-like family member 1 isoform X3, protein MASFKLDFLPEMMVDHCSLNSSPVGKKMNGSLDHPDQPDIDAIKMFVGQIPRSWSEDQLRELFEPYGAVYEINVLRDRSQNPPQSKGCCFITYYTRKSALEAQNALHNMKILPGMHHPIQMKPADSEKNNAVEDRKLFIGMISKKCNENDIRLMFSPYGQIEECRILRGPDGLSRGCAFVTFTARQMAQSAIKSMHQSQTMEGCSSPIVVKFADTQKDKEQKRMAQQLQQQMQQLSAASMWGNLTGLNSLGPQYLALYLQLLQQSASTGNALNNLHPVSGLNAMQNLAALAAAATATQASASASSAMTTSSSPLSALTSSGSSPTSSSNSSVNPMTSLGALQSLASGSGTGLNMGSLAGMAALNGSLGSAGLSNGSGNTMEALSQAYSGIQQYAAAALPSLYNQSLLSQQNVSAAGSQKEASDSRSTGPEGANLFIYHLPQEFGDQDLLQMFMPFGNVISAKVFIDKQTNLSKCFGFVSYDNPVSSQAAIQSMNGFQIGMKRLKVQLKRSKNDSKPY, encoded by the exons ATGGCATCTTTTAAACTGGATTTTCTCCCTGAGATGATGGTGGACCATTGTTCTTTGAATTCTAGTCCTGT TggtaagaagatgaatgggTCCTTGGACCACCCTGACCAACCAGACATTGATGCGATTAAGATGTTTGTGGGACAGATTCCACGATCCTGGTCTGAAGATCAGCTTCGTGAACTATTTGAACCTTATGGAGCTGTCTATGAGATTAACGTCCTCCGAGACCGCAGCCAGAATCCACCACAGAGCAAAG GCTGCTGTTTTATAACATACTATACTCGTAAATCAGCCTTGGAAGCACAGAATGCTCTACACAACATGAAGATTCTGCCAGGG ATGCACCATCCTATCCAGATGAAGCCAGCTGACAGTGAGAAAAACAATG CAGTGGAGGACAGAAAGCTGTTCATTGGAATGATCTCCAAGAAATGTAACGAGAATGACATTCGACTAATGTTCTCACCATATGGACAAATAGAGGAGTGTAGGATACTTCGAGGACCTGATGGACTCAGTCGCG GTTGTGCATTTGTGACATTCACAGCTAGACAGATGGCCCAGTCTGCCATCAAGTCCATGCACCAGTCCCAGACTATGGAG GGCTGTTCCTCACCGATTGTAGTGAAGTTTGCAGACACTcagaaagacaaagagcaaAAGCGCATGGCTCAACAGCTACAGCAGCAGATGCAGCAGCTCAGTGCTGCTTCCATGTGGGGAAATCTCACTGGGCTTAACAGCCTGGGGCCACAGTACCTGGCA CTCTACTTACAGTTGTTGCAGCAGTCGGCCTCAACGGGAAATGCGCTAAATAATCTGCACCCAGTTTCAG GTCTTAATGCCATGCAGAACCTGGCTGctttagcagcagcagcaacagcaacgCAGGCCTCTGCCTCAGCCTCCAGTGCCATGACAACCTCTAGTAGCCCACTAAGTGCACTAACAAGCTcag GCTCATCCCCCACCTCCAGCAGCAACTCTTCAGTGAACCCCATGACTTCTTTGGGGGCACTACAGTCTCTGGCTAGTGGTTCTGGAACAGGCCTCAACATGGGCTCGCTGGCAG GCATGGCTGCACTGAATGGCAGCCTTGGTTCTGCAGGGCTGTCTAATGGTTCAGGAAACACAATGGAGGCACTTAGCCAGGCCTACTCAGGCATCCAGCAGTACGCTGCTGCGGCTTTGCCCAGCCTGTACAACCAGAGCCTGCTATCCCAGCAGAACGTCTCAGCAGCAGGCAGTCAAAAGGAAG CCAGCGACAGTCGCAGCACTG GTCCTGAAGGTGCCAATTTGTTCATCTACCATCTGCCCCAGGAGTTTGGAGACCAGGACCTGCTTCAGATGTTTATGCCCTTTGGAAATGTCATCTCTGCTAAAGTCTTCattgacaaacagacaaacctcAGCAAGTGCTTTG GTTTTGTGAGCTATGACAACCCCGTATCCTCACAGGCAGCTATCCAGTCAATGAATGGTTTCCAGATTGGTATGAAGAGGTTGAAGGTGCAGCTGAAGCGCTCAAAAAATGACAGCAAGCCCTACTGA
- the celf1 gene encoding CUGBP Elav-like family member 1 isoform X5 translates to MNGSLDHPDQPDIDAIKMFVGQIPRSWSEDQLRELFEPYGAVYEINVLRDRSQNPPQSKGCCFITYYTRKSALEAQNALHNMKILPGMHHPIQMKPADSEKNNAVEDRKLFIGMISKKCNENDIRLMFSPYGQIEECRILRGPDGLSRGCAFVTFTARQMAQSAIKSMHQSQTMEGCSSPIVVKFADTQKDKEQKRMAQQLQQQMQQLSAASMWGNLTGLNSLGPQYLALYLQLLQQSASTGNALNNLHPVSGLNAMQNLAALAAAATATQASASASSAMTTSSSPLSALTSSGSSPTSSSNSSVNPMTSLGALQSLASGSGTGLNMGSLAGMAALNGSLGSAGLSNGSGNTMEALSQAYSGIQQYAAAALPSLYNQSLLSQQNVSAAGSQKEASDSRSTGPEGANLFIYHLPQEFGDQDLLQMFMPFGNVISAKVFIDKQTNLSKCFGFVSYDNPVSSQAAIQSMNGFQIGMKRLKVQLKRSKNDSKPY, encoded by the exons atgaatgggTCCTTGGACCACCCTGACCAACCAGACATTGATGCGATTAAGATGTTTGTGGGACAGATTCCACGATCCTGGTCTGAAGATCAGCTTCGTGAACTATTTGAACCTTATGGAGCTGTCTATGAGATTAACGTCCTCCGAGACCGCAGCCAGAATCCACCACAGAGCAAAG GCTGCTGTTTTATAACATACTATACTCGTAAATCAGCCTTGGAAGCACAGAATGCTCTACACAACATGAAGATTCTGCCAGGG ATGCACCATCCTATCCAGATGAAGCCAGCTGACAGTGAGAAAAACAATG CAGTGGAGGACAGAAAGCTGTTCATTGGAATGATCTCCAAGAAATGTAACGAGAATGACATTCGACTAATGTTCTCACCATATGGACAAATAGAGGAGTGTAGGATACTTCGAGGACCTGATGGACTCAGTCGCG GTTGTGCATTTGTGACATTCACAGCTAGACAGATGGCCCAGTCTGCCATCAAGTCCATGCACCAGTCCCAGACTATGGAG GGCTGTTCCTCACCGATTGTAGTGAAGTTTGCAGACACTcagaaagacaaagagcaaAAGCGCATGGCTCAACAGCTACAGCAGCAGATGCAGCAGCTCAGTGCTGCTTCCATGTGGGGAAATCTCACTGGGCTTAACAGCCTGGGGCCACAGTACCTGGCA CTCTACTTACAGTTGTTGCAGCAGTCGGCCTCAACGGGAAATGCGCTAAATAATCTGCACCCAGTTTCAG GTCTTAATGCCATGCAGAACCTGGCTGctttagcagcagcagcaacagcaacgCAGGCCTCTGCCTCAGCCTCCAGTGCCATGACAACCTCTAGTAGCCCACTAAGTGCACTAACAAGCTcag GCTCATCCCCCACCTCCAGCAGCAACTCTTCAGTGAACCCCATGACTTCTTTGGGGGCACTACAGTCTCTGGCTAGTGGTTCTGGAACAGGCCTCAACATGGGCTCGCTGGCAG GCATGGCTGCACTGAATGGCAGCCTTGGTTCTGCAGGGCTGTCTAATGGTTCAGGAAACACAATGGAGGCACTTAGCCAGGCCTACTCAGGCATCCAGCAGTACGCTGCTGCGGCTTTGCCCAGCCTGTACAACCAGAGCCTGCTATCCCAGCAGAACGTCTCAGCAGCAGGCAGTCAAAAGGAAG CCAGCGACAGTCGCAGCACTG GTCCTGAAGGTGCCAATTTGTTCATCTACCATCTGCCCCAGGAGTTTGGAGACCAGGACCTGCTTCAGATGTTTATGCCCTTTGGAAATGTCATCTCTGCTAAAGTCTTCattgacaaacagacaaacctcAGCAAGTGCTTTG GTTTTGTGAGCTATGACAACCCCGTATCCTCACAGGCAGCTATCCAGTCAATGAATGGTTTCCAGATTGGTATGAAGAGGTTGAAGGTGCAGCTGAAGCGCTCAAAAAATGACAGCAAGCCCTACTGA
- the celf1 gene encoding CUGBP Elav-like family member 1 isoform X2, with protein MDSLEPDTMYLSPEQTGQPTPPIPNSDVSNLALESGKKMNGSLDHPDQPDIDAIKMFVGQIPRSWSEDQLRELFEPYGAVYEINVLRDRSQNPPQSKGCCFITYYTRKSALEAQNALHNMKILPGMHHPIQMKPADSEKNNAVEDRKLFIGMISKKCNENDIRLMFSPYGQIEECRILRGPDGLSRGCAFVTFTARQMAQSAIKSMHQSQTMEGCSSPIVVKFADTQKDKEQKRMAQQLQQQMQQLSAASMWGNLTGLNSLGPQYLALYLQLLQQSASTGNALNNLHPVSGLNAMQNLAALAAAATATQASASASSAMTTSSSPLSALTSSGSSPTSSSNSSVNPMTSLGALQSLASGSGTGLNMGSLAGMAALNGSLGSAGLSNGSGNTMEALSQAYSGIQQYAAAALPSLYNQSLLSQQNVSAAGSQKEGPEGANLFIYHLPQEFGDQDLLQMFMPFGNVISAKVFIDKQTNLSKCFGFVSYDNPVSSQAAIQSMNGFQIGMKRLKVQLKRSKNDSKPY; from the exons ATGGATAGCCTGGAGCCTGACACCATGTATTTGTCTCCAGAGCAGACTGGACAGCCCACTCCCCCCATACCTAACTCTGATGTTTCAAACTTGGCTCTGGAGAG TggtaagaagatgaatgggTCCTTGGACCACCCTGACCAACCAGACATTGATGCGATTAAGATGTTTGTGGGACAGATTCCACGATCCTGGTCTGAAGATCAGCTTCGTGAACTATTTGAACCTTATGGAGCTGTCTATGAGATTAACGTCCTCCGAGACCGCAGCCAGAATCCACCACAGAGCAAAG GCTGCTGTTTTATAACATACTATACTCGTAAATCAGCCTTGGAAGCACAGAATGCTCTACACAACATGAAGATTCTGCCAGGG ATGCACCATCCTATCCAGATGAAGCCAGCTGACAGTGAGAAAAACAATG CAGTGGAGGACAGAAAGCTGTTCATTGGAATGATCTCCAAGAAATGTAACGAGAATGACATTCGACTAATGTTCTCACCATATGGACAAATAGAGGAGTGTAGGATACTTCGAGGACCTGATGGACTCAGTCGCG GTTGTGCATTTGTGACATTCACAGCTAGACAGATGGCCCAGTCTGCCATCAAGTCCATGCACCAGTCCCAGACTATGGAG GGCTGTTCCTCACCGATTGTAGTGAAGTTTGCAGACACTcagaaagacaaagagcaaAAGCGCATGGCTCAACAGCTACAGCAGCAGATGCAGCAGCTCAGTGCTGCTTCCATGTGGGGAAATCTCACTGGGCTTAACAGCCTGGGGCCACAGTACCTGGCA CTCTACTTACAGTTGTTGCAGCAGTCGGCCTCAACGGGAAATGCGCTAAATAATCTGCACCCAGTTTCAG GTCTTAATGCCATGCAGAACCTGGCTGctttagcagcagcagcaacagcaacgCAGGCCTCTGCCTCAGCCTCCAGTGCCATGACAACCTCTAGTAGCCCACTAAGTGCACTAACAAGCTcag GCTCATCCCCCACCTCCAGCAGCAACTCTTCAGTGAACCCCATGACTTCTTTGGGGGCACTACAGTCTCTGGCTAGTGGTTCTGGAACAGGCCTCAACATGGGCTCGCTGGCAG GCATGGCTGCACTGAATGGCAGCCTTGGTTCTGCAGGGCTGTCTAATGGTTCAGGAAACACAATGGAGGCACTTAGCCAGGCCTACTCAGGCATCCAGCAGTACGCTGCTGCGGCTTTGCCCAGCCTGTACAACCAGAGCCTGCTATCCCAGCAGAACGTCTCAGCAGCAGGCAGTCAAAAGGAAG GTCCTGAAGGTGCCAATTTGTTCATCTACCATCTGCCCCAGGAGTTTGGAGACCAGGACCTGCTTCAGATGTTTATGCCCTTTGGAAATGTCATCTCTGCTAAAGTCTTCattgacaaacagacaaacctcAGCAAGTGCTTTG GTTTTGTGAGCTATGACAACCCCGTATCCTCACAGGCAGCTATCCAGTCAATGAATGGTTTCCAGATTGGTATGAAGAGGTTGAAGGTGCAGCTGAAGCGCTCAAAAAATGACAGCAAGCCCTACTGA
- the celf1 gene encoding CUGBP Elav-like family member 1 isoform X1 — protein MDSLEPDTMYLSPEQTGQPTPPIPNSDVSNLALESGKKMNGSLDHPDQPDIDAIKMFVGQIPRSWSEDQLRELFEPYGAVYEINVLRDRSQNPPQSKGCCFITYYTRKSALEAQNALHNMKILPGMHHPIQMKPADSEKNNAVEDRKLFIGMISKKCNENDIRLMFSPYGQIEECRILRGPDGLSRGCAFVTFTARQMAQSAIKSMHQSQTMEGCSSPIVVKFADTQKDKEQKRMAQQLQQQMQQLSAASMWGNLTGLNSLGPQYLALYLQLLQQSASTGNALNNLHPVSGLNAMQNLAALAAAATATQASASASSAMTTSSSPLSALTSSGSSPTSSSNSSVNPMTSLGALQSLASGSGTGLNMGSLAGMAALNGSLGSAGLSNGSGNTMEALSQAYSGIQQYAAAALPSLYNQSLLSQQNVSAAGSQKEASDSRSTGPEGANLFIYHLPQEFGDQDLLQMFMPFGNVISAKVFIDKQTNLSKCFGFVSYDNPVSSQAAIQSMNGFQIGMKRLKVQLKRSKNDSKPY, from the exons ATGGATAGCCTGGAGCCTGACACCATGTATTTGTCTCCAGAGCAGACTGGACAGCCCACTCCCCCCATACCTAACTCTGATGTTTCAAACTTGGCTCTGGAGAG TggtaagaagatgaatgggTCCTTGGACCACCCTGACCAACCAGACATTGATGCGATTAAGATGTTTGTGGGACAGATTCCACGATCCTGGTCTGAAGATCAGCTTCGTGAACTATTTGAACCTTATGGAGCTGTCTATGAGATTAACGTCCTCCGAGACCGCAGCCAGAATCCACCACAGAGCAAAG GCTGCTGTTTTATAACATACTATACTCGTAAATCAGCCTTGGAAGCACAGAATGCTCTACACAACATGAAGATTCTGCCAGGG ATGCACCATCCTATCCAGATGAAGCCAGCTGACAGTGAGAAAAACAATG CAGTGGAGGACAGAAAGCTGTTCATTGGAATGATCTCCAAGAAATGTAACGAGAATGACATTCGACTAATGTTCTCACCATATGGACAAATAGAGGAGTGTAGGATACTTCGAGGACCTGATGGACTCAGTCGCG GTTGTGCATTTGTGACATTCACAGCTAGACAGATGGCCCAGTCTGCCATCAAGTCCATGCACCAGTCCCAGACTATGGAG GGCTGTTCCTCACCGATTGTAGTGAAGTTTGCAGACACTcagaaagacaaagagcaaAAGCGCATGGCTCAACAGCTACAGCAGCAGATGCAGCAGCTCAGTGCTGCTTCCATGTGGGGAAATCTCACTGGGCTTAACAGCCTGGGGCCACAGTACCTGGCA CTCTACTTACAGTTGTTGCAGCAGTCGGCCTCAACGGGAAATGCGCTAAATAATCTGCACCCAGTTTCAG GTCTTAATGCCATGCAGAACCTGGCTGctttagcagcagcagcaacagcaacgCAGGCCTCTGCCTCAGCCTCCAGTGCCATGACAACCTCTAGTAGCCCACTAAGTGCACTAACAAGCTcag GCTCATCCCCCACCTCCAGCAGCAACTCTTCAGTGAACCCCATGACTTCTTTGGGGGCACTACAGTCTCTGGCTAGTGGTTCTGGAACAGGCCTCAACATGGGCTCGCTGGCAG GCATGGCTGCACTGAATGGCAGCCTTGGTTCTGCAGGGCTGTCTAATGGTTCAGGAAACACAATGGAGGCACTTAGCCAGGCCTACTCAGGCATCCAGCAGTACGCTGCTGCGGCTTTGCCCAGCCTGTACAACCAGAGCCTGCTATCCCAGCAGAACGTCTCAGCAGCAGGCAGTCAAAAGGAAG CCAGCGACAGTCGCAGCACTG GTCCTGAAGGTGCCAATTTGTTCATCTACCATCTGCCCCAGGAGTTTGGAGACCAGGACCTGCTTCAGATGTTTATGCCCTTTGGAAATGTCATCTCTGCTAAAGTCTTCattgacaaacagacaaacctcAGCAAGTGCTTTG GTTTTGTGAGCTATGACAACCCCGTATCCTCACAGGCAGCTATCCAGTCAATGAATGGTTTCCAGATTGGTATGAAGAGGTTGAAGGTGCAGCTGAAGCGCTCAAAAAATGACAGCAAGCCCTACTGA
- the celf1 gene encoding CUGBP Elav-like family member 1 isoform X4: MASFKLDFLPEMMVDHCSLNSSPVGKKMNGSLDHPDQPDIDAIKMFVGQIPRSWSEDQLRELFEPYGAVYEINVLRDRSQNPPQSKGCCFITYYTRKSALEAQNALHNMKILPGMHHPIQMKPADSEKNNAVEDRKLFIGMISKKCNENDIRLMFSPYGQIEECRILRGPDGLSRGCAFVTFTARQMAQSAIKSMHQSQTMEGCSSPIVVKFADTQKDKEQKRMAQQLQQQMQQLSAASMWGNLTGLNSLGPQYLALYLQLLQQSASTGNALNNLHPVSGLNAMQNLAALAAAATATQASASASSAMTTSSSPLSALTSSGSSPTSSSNSSVNPMTSLGALQSLASGSGTGLNMGSLAGMAALNGSLGSAGLSNGSGNTMEALSQAYSGIQQYAAAALPSLYNQSLLSQQNVSAAGSQKEGPEGANLFIYHLPQEFGDQDLLQMFMPFGNVISAKVFIDKQTNLSKCFGFVSYDNPVSSQAAIQSMNGFQIGMKRLKVQLKRSKNDSKPY, translated from the exons ATGGCATCTTTTAAACTGGATTTTCTCCCTGAGATGATGGTGGACCATTGTTCTTTGAATTCTAGTCCTGT TggtaagaagatgaatgggTCCTTGGACCACCCTGACCAACCAGACATTGATGCGATTAAGATGTTTGTGGGACAGATTCCACGATCCTGGTCTGAAGATCAGCTTCGTGAACTATTTGAACCTTATGGAGCTGTCTATGAGATTAACGTCCTCCGAGACCGCAGCCAGAATCCACCACAGAGCAAAG GCTGCTGTTTTATAACATACTATACTCGTAAATCAGCCTTGGAAGCACAGAATGCTCTACACAACATGAAGATTCTGCCAGGG ATGCACCATCCTATCCAGATGAAGCCAGCTGACAGTGAGAAAAACAATG CAGTGGAGGACAGAAAGCTGTTCATTGGAATGATCTCCAAGAAATGTAACGAGAATGACATTCGACTAATGTTCTCACCATATGGACAAATAGAGGAGTGTAGGATACTTCGAGGACCTGATGGACTCAGTCGCG GTTGTGCATTTGTGACATTCACAGCTAGACAGATGGCCCAGTCTGCCATCAAGTCCATGCACCAGTCCCAGACTATGGAG GGCTGTTCCTCACCGATTGTAGTGAAGTTTGCAGACACTcagaaagacaaagagcaaAAGCGCATGGCTCAACAGCTACAGCAGCAGATGCAGCAGCTCAGTGCTGCTTCCATGTGGGGAAATCTCACTGGGCTTAACAGCCTGGGGCCACAGTACCTGGCA CTCTACTTACAGTTGTTGCAGCAGTCGGCCTCAACGGGAAATGCGCTAAATAATCTGCACCCAGTTTCAG GTCTTAATGCCATGCAGAACCTGGCTGctttagcagcagcagcaacagcaacgCAGGCCTCTGCCTCAGCCTCCAGTGCCATGACAACCTCTAGTAGCCCACTAAGTGCACTAACAAGCTcag GCTCATCCCCCACCTCCAGCAGCAACTCTTCAGTGAACCCCATGACTTCTTTGGGGGCACTACAGTCTCTGGCTAGTGGTTCTGGAACAGGCCTCAACATGGGCTCGCTGGCAG GCATGGCTGCACTGAATGGCAGCCTTGGTTCTGCAGGGCTGTCTAATGGTTCAGGAAACACAATGGAGGCACTTAGCCAGGCCTACTCAGGCATCCAGCAGTACGCTGCTGCGGCTTTGCCCAGCCTGTACAACCAGAGCCTGCTATCCCAGCAGAACGTCTCAGCAGCAGGCAGTCAAAAGGAAG GTCCTGAAGGTGCCAATTTGTTCATCTACCATCTGCCCCAGGAGTTTGGAGACCAGGACCTGCTTCAGATGTTTATGCCCTTTGGAAATGTCATCTCTGCTAAAGTCTTCattgacaaacagacaaacctcAGCAAGTGCTTTG GTTTTGTGAGCTATGACAACCCCGTATCCTCACAGGCAGCTATCCAGTCAATGAATGGTTTCCAGATTGGTATGAAGAGGTTGAAGGTGCAGCTGAAGCGCTCAAAAAATGACAGCAAGCCCTACTGA